A genomic region of Streptomyces diastaticus subsp. diastaticus contains the following coding sequences:
- a CDS encoding DEAD/DEAH box helicase gives MIFARSSDSVIGTEGRQDGGVTLIDQLPPDADPDALFDAFSSWVEERGITLYPAQEEALIEVVSGANVIVSTPTGSGKSLVAAGAHFAALAQDKVTFYTAPIKALVSEKFFDLCKLFGTENVGMLTGDASVNADAPVICCTAEVLASIALRDGRAADVGQVVMDEFHFYAEQDRGWAWQIPLLELEQAQFVLMSATLGDVAMFEKDLTRRTGRPTSVVRSATRPVPLSYEYRTTALTETLTELLDTRQAPVYIVHFTQAQAVERAQALMSINMCTREEKDRIAELIGNFRFTTKFGRNLSRYVRHGIGVHHAGMLPKYRRLVERLAQAGLLKVICGTDTLGVGVNVPIRTVLFTALTKYDGTRVRVLRNREFHQIAGRAGRAGFDTAGLVVAQAPEHVVENEKALAKAGDDPKKRRKVVRKKAPEGFVAWSEQTFEKLIASEPEPLTSRFRVTHTMLLSVIARPGNAFEAMRHLLEDNHEPRKQQLRHIRRAIAIYRSLLDGGIVEKLDEPDAEGRIVRLTVDLQQDFALNQPLSTFALAAFDLLDPESPSYALDMVSVVESTLDDPRQILHAQQNKARGEAVAAMKADGVEYEERMERLQEVSHPKPLEELLFHAYDTYRQSHPWVGDHPLSPKSVIRDMYERALSFTEYVSFYELARTEGIVLRYLASAYKALEHTVPDDLKSEDLEDLTAWLGELVRQVDSSLLDEWEQLANPAEMTAEEAREKADQVKPVTANARAFRVLVRNAMFRRVELAALDNLAELGELDGDAGWTAERWGEAMDAYWDEYDDLGTGPNARGPKLLLIEERPEDELWRVRQTFEDPNGDRDWGISAEVDLAASDAEGRAVVRVTDVGRL, from the coding sequence ATGATCTTCGCACGGTCGTCCGATTCCGTGATCGGTACGGAAGGAAGGCAAGATGGGGGCGTGACCCTTATCGATCAGCTGCCGCCGGACGCCGACCCCGATGCCCTCTTCGACGCCTTCTCGTCCTGGGTCGAGGAACGGGGCATCACCCTCTATCCGGCCCAGGAGGAGGCGCTGATCGAGGTGGTCTCCGGGGCCAATGTGATCGTGTCCACGCCGACCGGGTCCGGCAAGAGCCTGGTCGCGGCGGGCGCGCACTTCGCGGCGCTGGCCCAGGACAAGGTGACGTTCTACACCGCGCCGATCAAAGCGCTGGTCTCGGAGAAGTTCTTCGACCTCTGCAAACTCTTCGGCACCGAGAACGTCGGCATGCTGACCGGCGACGCCTCGGTCAACGCCGACGCGCCGGTGATCTGCTGCACCGCCGAGGTGCTCGCCTCCATCGCGCTGCGCGACGGCCGCGCGGCCGACGTCGGCCAGGTCGTGATGGACGAGTTCCACTTCTACGCCGAGCAGGACCGGGGCTGGGCCTGGCAGATCCCGCTGCTGGAGCTGGAACAGGCGCAGTTCGTGCTGATGTCGGCGACCCTCGGCGACGTCGCGATGTTCGAGAAGGACCTGACGCGCCGCACCGGCCGCCCGACCTCGGTGGTCCGCTCGGCGACCCGCCCGGTGCCGCTGTCGTACGAGTACCGCACGACGGCGCTCACCGAGACGCTGACCGAGCTGCTGGACACCCGGCAGGCGCCGGTCTACATCGTGCACTTCACGCAGGCCCAGGCGGTGGAGCGGGCACAGGCGCTGATGAGCATCAACATGTGCACGCGGGAGGAGAAGGACCGCATCGCCGAGCTGATCGGCAACTTCCGCTTCACCACGAAGTTCGGCCGGAACCTCTCGCGGTACGTCCGGCACGGCATCGGGGTGCACCACGCGGGGATGCTGCCGAAGTACCGGCGGCTGGTGGAGCGGCTGGCGCAGGCCGGTCTGCTGAAGGTGATCTGCGGGACGGACACGCTGGGCGTCGGCGTCAACGTGCCGATCCGCACGGTGCTGTTCACCGCCCTCACCAAGTACGACGGCACCCGGGTGCGGGTGCTGCGCAACCGTGAGTTCCACCAGATCGCGGGCCGTGCGGGCCGGGCCGGTTTCGACACCGCCGGGCTGGTGGTGGCGCAGGCGCCGGAGCACGTGGTGGAGAACGAGAAGGCGCTGGCCAAGGCCGGTGACGACCCGAAGAAGCGGCGCAAGGTGGTCCGCAAGAAGGCACCCGAGGGGTTCGTCGCCTGGTCGGAGCAGACCTTCGAGAAGCTGATCGCCTCCGAGCCGGAGCCGCTGACCTCGCGCTTCCGGGTCACCCACACGATGCTGCTGTCGGTCATCGCCCGGCCGGGCAACGCCTTCGAGGCGATGCGCCACCTGCTGGAGGACAACCACGAGCCGCGCAAGCAGCAGCTGCGCCACATCCGGCGGGCCATCGCCATCTACCGCTCGCTGCTCGACGGCGGCATCGTGGAGAAGCTGGACGAGCCGGACGCCGAGGGCCGCATCGTCCGGCTCACCGTCGACCTCCAGCAGGACTTCGCACTCAACCAGCCGCTCTCCACCTTCGCGCTGGCCGCCTTCGACCTGCTCGACCCGGAGTCGCCGTCGTACGCGCTGGACATGGTCTCGGTGGTCGAGTCGACGCTGGACGACCCGCGCCAGATCCTGCACGCGCAGCAGAACAAGGCGCGCGGCGAGGCGGTCGCGGCCATGAAGGCCGACGGGGTGGAGTACGAGGAGCGCATGGAGCGGCTCCAGGAGGTCTCCCATCCCAAGCCGCTGGAGGAGCTGCTCTTCCACGCCTACGACACCTACCGGCAGAGCCACCCGTGGGTCGGCGATCACCCGCTCTCCCCGAAGTCGGTCATCCGCGACATGTACGAGCGGGCGCTCTCCTTCACGGAGTACGTCTCCTTCTACGAGCTGGCCCGGACCGAGGGCATCGTGCTGCGCTACCTGGCGAGCGCCTACAAGGCGCTGGAGCACACCGTCCCCGACGACCTGAAGTCGGAGGACCTGGAGGATCTGACGGCGTGGCTGGGCGAGTTGGTACGCCAGGTCGACTCCAGCCTGCTCGACGAGTGGGAGCAGCTCGCCAACCCGGCGGAGATGACGGCCGAGGAGGCGCGAGAGAAGGCGGACCAGGTCAAGCCGGTGACGGCCAACGCCCGCGCCTTCCGGGTGCTGGTCCGTAACGCCATGTTCCGCCGTGTGGAGCTGGCCGCCCTGGACAACCTCGCGGAGCTGGGAGAGCTGGACGGCGACGCGGGGTGGACCGCCGAGCGGTGGGGCGAGGCGATGGACGCGTACTGGGACGAGTACGACGACCTCGGTACCGGTCCGAACGCGCGCGGCCCCAAGCTGCTGCTCATCGAGGAGCGGCCCGAGGACGAGCTGTGGCGGGTCCGCCAGACCTTCGAGGACCCGAACGGCGACCGCGACTGGGGCATCAGCGCGGAGGTCGACCTCGCCGCCTCCGACGCGGAGGGCCGGGCCGTGGTCCGGGTCACCGACGTCGGCCGGCTGTGA
- a CDS encoding metal-dependent hydrolase, protein MMGPAHSLSGAAAWLGVGALATAMGHTMPWPVLVTGALICAGAALAPDLDHKSATISRAFGPISRGLCEIIDRLSAAVYKSTRGKGDPRRNGGHRTLTHTWVWAVLIGAGSSAAAVLGGRWAVLALLFIHMVLAVEGLLWRQARVSSDVLVWLLGAAGAWILAGILDEPGNGAGWLFTEPGQEYLWLGLPIILGALVHDIGDALTVSGCPILWPIPVGRRRWYPVGPPKAMRFKAGSWVEIKVLMPAFMLLGGIGGISALNLV, encoded by the coding sequence ATGATGGGACCGGCGCACTCACTGTCGGGAGCAGCGGCCTGGCTGGGCGTGGGAGCGCTCGCCACCGCGATGGGCCACACCATGCCGTGGCCGGTACTGGTCACCGGAGCGCTCATCTGCGCGGGCGCCGCCCTCGCCCCCGACCTCGACCACAAGTCGGCGACCATCTCCCGAGCCTTCGGCCCCATATCCCGCGGCCTCTGCGAGATCATCGACCGGCTCTCGGCAGCCGTCTACAAGTCCACCCGGGGCAAGGGCGACCCCCGGCGCAACGGCGGCCACCGCACGCTGACCCACACCTGGGTCTGGGCCGTGCTGATCGGCGCGGGCTCCTCGGCCGCCGCCGTGCTCGGCGGCCGGTGGGCGGTGCTCGCCCTTCTCTTCATCCACATGGTTCTCGCCGTCGAGGGCCTGCTCTGGCGGCAGGCGCGGGTCTCCAGCGACGTCCTGGTCTGGCTGCTGGGCGCCGCCGGGGCCTGGATCCTGGCAGGCATCCTGGACGAGCCGGGCAACGGCGCGGGATGGCTCTTCACCGAGCCCGGCCAGGAGTACCTGTGGCTGGGCCTGCCGATCATCCTCGGCGCCCTGGTGCACGACATCGGCGACGCCCTGACCGTCTCCGGCTGCCCGATCCTGTGGCCCATCCCCGTCGGCCGCCGCCGCTGGTACCCGGTCGGCCCGCCCAAGGCGATGCGGTTCAAGGCCGGCAGCTGGGTGGAGATCAAGGTCCTGATGCCGGCCTTCATGCTCCTCGGCGGGATAGGCGGGATCTCCGCCCTCAACCTCGTCTGA
- a CDS encoding ABC transporter ATP-binding protein, which produces MIGLAPPAHDPAAPTEATKLPVAGAATVRAYVADLARRHRTAFLMLVTVNAVAVIASMAGPYLLGGLVEDVSAGAADVPLVRTMLLFTAALVVQAFFIHRVRLRGAMLGEEVLADLREDFLVRSVELPPGVLERAGTGDLLSRITTDVDRLADALREAVPQLAIGAVWIVLLLGGLTVTAPTLAPVVLIALPLLLVLCRWYFRRAPAAYRSEAAGYAAVASALTETVDAGRTVESLRLGPERIALSDRRISEWTAWERYTLWLRSVLFPAVSVTHVLVLASVLLIGGVYVLQGWIGVGQLTTAALISQMLVEPVGIVLRWYDELQVAQVSLARLVGVREVEPEPGDAAERPEGRAVRAEDVHFGYRPGVDVLRQVTLAVEPGTRLALVGPSGAGKSTLGRLLAGIYGPGRGRLTLGGAELARMPAEEVRSHVALVNQEHHVFVGSLRDNLRLARTDAGDQELWRALAAVDAESWGRALADGLDTEVGSGALALTPAQAQQVALARLVLADPHTLVLDEATSLLDPRAARHLERSLARVLEGRTVVAIAHRLHTAHDADLIAVVEGGRITELGPHDELVAAGGAYAALWRSWHG; this is translated from the coding sequence ATGATCGGGCTGGCACCCCCCGCCCACGACCCGGCGGCGCCGACCGAGGCGACGAAGCTGCCGGTGGCCGGAGCGGCCACGGTCCGGGCGTACGTCGCCGACCTGGCCCGGCGCCACCGCACGGCGTTTTTGATGCTGGTGACGGTCAACGCGGTCGCGGTGATCGCCTCCATGGCCGGGCCGTACCTGCTGGGCGGGCTGGTCGAGGACGTCTCGGCGGGCGCCGCGGACGTGCCGCTGGTCCGTACGATGCTGCTGTTCACCGCCGCCCTGGTGGTGCAGGCGTTCTTCATCCACCGGGTGCGGCTGCGGGGCGCGATGCTCGGCGAGGAGGTGCTGGCCGATCTGCGGGAGGACTTCCTGGTGCGTTCGGTCGAGCTGCCGCCGGGCGTGCTGGAGCGGGCCGGGACCGGTGACCTGCTCTCCCGTATCACCACCGACGTCGACCGGCTCGCCGACGCACTGCGGGAGGCGGTGCCACAACTGGCGATCGGCGCGGTGTGGATCGTGCTGCTGCTCGGCGGGCTGACGGTGACGGCGCCGACGCTGGCGCCCGTGGTGCTGATCGCCCTGCCGCTGCTGCTGGTGCTGTGCCGCTGGTACTTCCGGCGGGCCCCGGCCGCGTACCGGTCGGAGGCGGCCGGGTACGCGGCGGTGGCCTCCGCACTCACCGAGACGGTGGACGCGGGGCGGACCGTGGAGTCGCTGCGGCTGGGCCCCGAGCGGATCGCCCTGTCCGACCGCCGGATCTCGGAGTGGACGGCGTGGGAGCGCTACACCTTGTGGCTGCGCTCCGTCCTGTTCCCCGCGGTCTCCGTGACCCATGTCCTGGTCCTCGCCTCGGTGCTGCTCATCGGCGGTGTCTACGTGCTCCAGGGCTGGATCGGCGTCGGCCAGCTCACCACGGCGGCGCTCATCTCGCAGATGCTCGTCGAACCGGTCGGCATCGTGCTCCGCTGGTACGACGAGTTGCAGGTGGCGCAGGTGTCGCTGGCCCGGCTGGTGGGGGTGCGCGAGGTGGAGCCCGAGCCGGGTGACGCCGCGGAGCGGCCCGAGGGCCGCGCGGTGCGCGCCGAGGACGTCCACTTCGGCTACCGGCCGGGCGTGGACGTGCTGCGGCAGGTGACGCTGGCGGTCGAGCCGGGGACCCGGCTGGCGCTGGTGGGCCCCTCGGGCGCGGGCAAGTCGACGCTGGGCCGGCTGCTCGCGGGGATCTACGGGCCGGGCAGAGGGCGGCTCACCCTCGGCGGCGCGGAGCTGGCGCGGATGCCCGCCGAGGAGGTCCGCTCGCACGTGGCGCTGGTCAACCAGGAGCACCACGTCTTCGTCGGCTCGCTGCGGGACAATCTGCGACTCGCCCGGACGGACGCCGGGGACCAGGAGCTGTGGCGGGCGCTGGCGGCGGTCGACGCGGAGAGCTGGGGCCGGGCGCTGGCCGACGGGCTGGACACCGAGGTGGGCTCGGGCGCGCTGGCGCTGACCCCGGCGCAGGCGCAGCAGGTGGCGCTCGCCCGGCTGGTGCTGGCCGATCCGCACACGCTGGTGCTGGACGAGGCGACCTCGCTGCTGGACCCGCGTGCGGCGCGGCACCTGGAGCGGTCGCTGGCCCGGGTGCTGGAGGGCCGGACGGTGGTGGCCATCGCGCACCGGCTGCACACGGCGCACGACGCGGACCTGATCGCCGTGGTGGAGGGCGGCCGGATCACGGAGCTGGGCCCGCACGACGAGCTGGTCGCGGCCGGCGGCGCGTACGCGGCGCTCTGGCGCTCCTGGCACGGGTGA
- a CDS encoding DUF6397 family protein, producing MPFSDLSSAVPAPRAVPGPDAAPWSAPPEPAGPVTLSAEAAARALGLRQSEVETAVGLGLLATTRGTGRPGERPKVPAGEIRRLHGSLDGPDGLRAQVATTGARDGAALLGITEERFAKLARLGLLVPVRCRLNRYHCVVWRYLAEELRTVRRHQVVPLTGQLPAPLRRLLATGDDARPRSWRRRVLSQRLDRAGTAWERAAAVAALLPRPHPAALLTPDELRHLEAVRPRALFARARSRTAERVLEPLTRALPGPETERYAGQFAGLVDEARATAHPAQHAVRRPPRPARLCGRPAGSVRRPTPNRPPQPPGPGSTGPARKDGRSRARQTPAGQDRSSRSSA from the coding sequence ATGCCGTTTTCTGACCTTTCCTCAGCCGTTCCCGCGCCGCGCGCCGTTCCCGGGCCGGACGCCGCCCCCTGGAGCGCTCCGCCGGAGCCGGCCGGACCGGTCACGCTGAGCGCCGAGGCCGCCGCCCGGGCGCTCGGACTGCGGCAGAGCGAGGTGGAGACGGCCGTCGGGCTCGGCCTGCTGGCCACCACCCGCGGCACCGGGAGACCGGGGGAGCGGCCCAAGGTACCCGCCGGCGAGATCCGGCGGCTGCACGGCTCGCTCGACGGCCCCGACGGGCTGCGCGCCCAGGTCGCCACGACCGGCGCGCGCGACGGCGCCGCGCTGCTCGGCATCACCGAGGAACGCTTCGCGAAGCTGGCCCGACTCGGCCTGCTCGTCCCGGTCCGCTGCCGGCTCAACCGCTACCACTGCGTCGTCTGGCGCTACCTCGCCGAGGAACTCCGCACGGTCCGCCGCCACCAGGTCGTCCCTCTGACCGGGCAGCTCCCCGCGCCACTGCGCCGCCTGCTCGCCACCGGCGACGACGCCCGCCCCCGCAGCTGGCGCCGCAGGGTCCTGTCCCAGCGCCTCGACCGCGCCGGAACGGCCTGGGAACGGGCCGCCGCCGTGGCCGCCCTCCTGCCGCGCCCGCACCCCGCCGCGCTGCTCACCCCCGACGAACTGCGGCACCTCGAAGCCGTCCGCCCCCGCGCGCTCTTCGCCCGCGCCCGGAGCAGGACCGCCGAGCGTGTTCTGGAGCCGCTGACCCGGGCGCTCCCCGGCCCCGAGACCGAGCGGTACGCGGGCCAGTTCGCCGGACTGGTCGACGAGGCCCGCGCGACGGCGCACCCGGCACAGCACGCGGTCCGGCGCCCGCCGCGACCCGCCCGCCTCTGCGGACGCCCCGCTGGGAGCGTGCGCAGGCCCACACCGAACCGGCCGCCCCAGCCACCGGGCCCCGGCTCCACCGGGCCCGCCCGCAAGGACGGCCGGAGCCGGGCCCGGCAGACCCCGGCCGGTCAGGACAGGTCGTCCAGATCATCCGCGTAG
- a CDS encoding tetratricopeptide repeat protein, with protein MREEGRPREARELLLPLCAAHPEDAGLAYQTAWVHDVLGLEAEAVPHYRRALALPGLAEADRRGALLGLGSTYRVLGRAEEAVETLSGGVREFPDDAALRAFLAMALYSAGRPKEALELALAVLADTSADPGIAAYRRAIRHYADDLDDLS; from the coding sequence CTGCGCGAGGAGGGCCGCCCGCGGGAGGCGCGCGAGCTGCTTCTGCCGCTCTGCGCCGCCCATCCCGAGGACGCCGGCCTCGCCTACCAGACGGCGTGGGTGCACGACGTGCTCGGCCTGGAGGCGGAGGCGGTCCCCCACTACCGGCGTGCACTCGCCCTGCCGGGGCTGGCCGAGGCCGACCGGCGCGGGGCGCTGCTCGGCCTCGGTTCGACGTACCGCGTGCTGGGCCGGGCCGAGGAGGCGGTGGAGACGCTGAGCGGCGGGGTCAGGGAGTTCCCGGACGACGCGGCGCTGCGCGCCTTCCTCGCCATGGCCCTGTACAGCGCCGGCCGGCCCAAGGAGGCTCTGGAGCTGGCCCTGGCGGTGCTGGCGGACACCAGCGCCGATCCGGGGATCGCCGCGTACCGGCGGGCCATCCGGCACTACGCGGATGATCTGGACGACCTGTCCTGA
- a CDS encoding ABC transporter transmembrane domain-containing protein, with protein MQIRDLPYTDPGEPDTRSGPRFLIWLGRMQLGGQCKSLAWGLLHFLSIAALPYGVGIAVEAVVAGESGGLALAGGVLAVFGIGVAAGDLMLHRTSVTNWITAAARVQQLLARRTAVLGAALTRRVAAGEVVAVSTGDVEKIGWFVEALSRFTAAAVTVLAVCAALLVYQPALGGVVAVGVPVLALAVLPLLPPATRRADHQREKAGRATELASDTVAGLRVLRGIGGEQLFLGRYRDASQEVRRAAVRSARMWALISAVQVLLPGLLLVSVVWYGVHLAQLGRITVGELVTVYSAVMLLAYPLRHFEEIAMAYSFSRPSAQRAARVLGLRREDAGADAVPAGPGGEVPRGDLYDPATGLLAPEGVLTAVVCGDPDLAGRLAERLGGHAPRDEDAAPVPSALLGGAALDELPLAVVRAAVLVQDKDPVLLSGTLAELLDVPSSGRVAGTEALTAAYCGDVLEALAQASAEPDGDPMRTRITERGRSLSGGQRQRLALARSLVADPPVLVLDEPTSAVDAHTESRIAARLRASRGGRTTVVLTSSPLLLDGAERVVLIDGGAAAAVGTHQELLRRDPRYRAVVTRETEAEQDAREASGPRGTGERNEIEEKA; from the coding sequence ATGCAGATTCGCGACCTTCCGTACACCGATCCGGGCGAGCCCGACACGCGCTCCGGACCCCGATTCCTGATCTGGCTGGGGCGCATGCAGCTCGGCGGCCAGTGCAAGTCGCTCGCCTGGGGGTTGCTGCACTTCCTCTCCATCGCCGCCCTGCCCTACGGGGTGGGTATCGCCGTGGAGGCGGTGGTGGCGGGCGAGAGCGGCGGCCTGGCGTTGGCCGGCGGAGTGCTGGCGGTCTTCGGCATCGGCGTCGCGGCGGGCGACCTGATGCTCCACCGCACCTCCGTCACCAACTGGATCACGGCCGCCGCCCGGGTCCAGCAGTTGCTGGCGCGCCGCACCGCCGTACTGGGGGCGGCGCTGACCCGGCGGGTCGCCGCCGGCGAGGTGGTCGCGGTCTCCACCGGCGACGTGGAGAAGATCGGCTGGTTCGTGGAGGCGCTCTCCCGTTTCACCGCGGCCGCCGTGACCGTACTGGCGGTCTGCGCCGCCCTCCTCGTCTACCAGCCGGCGCTCGGCGGGGTCGTCGCGGTCGGCGTACCCGTGCTGGCCCTCGCGGTGCTGCCGCTGCTGCCGCCCGCCACCCGGCGCGCCGACCACCAGCGGGAGAAGGCCGGGCGCGCCACGGAGCTGGCCTCCGACACCGTCGCCGGGCTGCGGGTGCTGCGCGGGATCGGCGGCGAGCAGCTCTTCCTCGGCCGCTACCGCGACGCCTCCCAGGAGGTCCGCCGGGCCGCCGTGCGCAGCGCCCGGATGTGGGCGCTGATCTCGGCGGTGCAGGTGCTGTTGCCGGGACTGCTGCTGGTGAGCGTGGTCTGGTACGGCGTGCATCTGGCGCAGCTCGGGCGGATCACGGTGGGCGAGCTGGTCACCGTGTACAGCGCGGTGATGCTGCTCGCCTACCCGCTGCGCCACTTCGAGGAGATCGCCATGGCCTACTCCTTCTCGCGTCCCTCGGCGCAGCGCGCGGCTCGGGTGCTGGGGCTGCGCCGGGAGGACGCCGGGGCGGACGCGGTCCCGGCCGGGCCCGGGGGCGAGGTGCCGCGCGGCGACCTGTACGACCCGGCGACGGGGCTGCTCGCCCCCGAGGGCGTCCTCACGGCGGTGGTCTGCGGGGACCCGGATCTGGCGGGCCGGCTGGCGGAGCGGCTCGGCGGTCACGCGCCCCGGGACGAGGACGCCGCGCCGGTGCCCTCGGCGCTGCTGGGCGGGGCCGCCCTGGACGAGCTGCCGCTGGCCGTGGTCCGCGCGGCAGTGCTGGTGCAGGACAAGGACCCGGTGCTGTTGTCTGGCACCCTCGCCGAGCTGCTCGACGTACCGTCCTCGGGCCGGGTCGCGGGCACCGAGGCGCTGACGGCGGCGTACTGCGGTGACGTGCTGGAGGCGCTGGCCCAGGCGTCGGCGGAGCCGGACGGCGACCCGATGCGGACCCGGATCACCGAGCGGGGGCGGTCGCTCTCCGGCGGCCAGCGCCAGCGGCTGGCGCTGGCCCGGTCGCTGGTGGCCGACCCGCCGGTGCTGGTGCTGGACGAGCCGACCTCGGCGGTGGACGCGCACACCGAGTCGAGGATCGCCGCACGGCTGCGGGCCTCACGGGGCGGGCGGACCACGGTGGTGCTGACCTCCTCGCCACTGCTGCTGGACGGCGCCGAGCGGGTGGTGCTGATCGACGGGGGCGCCGCGGCGGCCGTCGGCACCCATCAGGAACTGCTGCGGCGCGACCCGCGGTACCGCGCGGTGGTGACCCGCGAGACGGAGGCGGAGCAGGACGCCCGCGAGGCGTCGGGCCCCCGGGGCACCGGCGAACGGAACGAGATCGAGGAGAAGGCATGA
- a CDS encoding roadblock/LC7 domain-containing protein, with the protein MAQKKGLGWLLDDLTQRVSFVRHALVLSNDGLVTGASSDLAREDAEHLAAVSSGLHSLAKGSGQHFRAGAVRQTMIEFDDAVLFVTAAGDGSCLCVLSSADADLGLVAYEMTLLVNRVGEHLGVDVRIPESRPGGLLGR; encoded by the coding sequence ATGGCACAGAAAAAGGGACTCGGCTGGTTGCTGGACGACCTCACCCAGCGGGTGAGCTTCGTGCGGCACGCCCTCGTCCTCTCCAACGACGGCCTGGTCACCGGGGCCAGCAGCGACCTCGCCCGGGAGGACGCCGAGCACCTCGCGGCCGTCTCCTCCGGGCTGCACAGTCTCGCCAAGGGCTCCGGCCAGCACTTCCGGGCGGGCGCGGTCCGGCAGACGATGATCGAGTTCGACGACGCGGTCCTCTTCGTGACCGCCGCGGGTGACGGCAGTTGCCTGTGCGTCCTCAGCTCGGCCGACGCCGACCTCGGCCTGGTCGCCTACGAGATGACGCTCCTCGTCAACCGGGTGGGTGAGCACCTCGGCGTCGACGTGCGCATCCCGGAGAGCCGCCCAGGTGGGCTGCTCGGCCGCTGA
- a CDS encoding acyl-CoA thioesterase, with protein MTNAAEQLVELLDLERIEVDIFRGRSPQESLQRVFGGQVAGQALVAAGRTTEGDRPVHSLHAYFLRPGTPGVPIVYQVERVRDGRSFTTRRVTAVQRGRTIFNLTASFHRPEEESFTHQLPPARSVPDPETLPTVAEEVREHLGELPEALELMARRQPFDIRYVDRLRWSPEEIEGAEPRSAVWMRTVGPLGDDPLVHTCALTYASDMTLLDAVRIPVEPLWGPRGFDMASLDHAMWFHRPFRADEWFLYDQESPVATGGRGLARGRIHDREGNLLVSVVQEGLFRKLTR; from the coding sequence ATGACGAACGCAGCCGAGCAGCTGGTGGAACTGCTGGACCTGGAGCGGATCGAGGTCGACATCTTCCGGGGGCGCAGCCCCCAGGAGTCGCTTCAGCGCGTTTTCGGCGGCCAGGTCGCCGGGCAGGCGCTGGTCGCGGCCGGGCGCACCACCGAGGGCGACCGGCCGGTCCACTCGCTGCACGCCTACTTCCTGCGCCCGGGGACGCCCGGGGTGCCGATCGTCTACCAGGTGGAGCGGGTCCGCGACGGCCGGTCGTTCACCACGCGCCGGGTCACCGCGGTGCAGCGGGGCCGGACGATCTTCAATCTGACGGCCTCCTTCCACAGGCCCGAGGAGGAGAGCTTCACCCATCAGCTCCCGCCCGCCCGGAGCGTGCCGGACCCGGAGACCCTGCCGACCGTCGCCGAGGAGGTCCGCGAGCACCTCGGCGAGCTGCCCGAGGCGCTGGAGCTGATGGCCCGCCGTCAGCCGTTCGACATCCGGTACGTGGACCGGTTGCGCTGGTCGCCCGAGGAGATCGAGGGGGCCGAGCCGCGCAGCGCGGTGTGGATGCGTACCGTCGGCCCGCTCGGTGACGACCCGCTGGTGCACACCTGCGCGCTGACGTACGCCAGCGACATGACGCTGCTGGACGCCGTCCGCATCCCCGTCGAGCCGCTCTGGGGCCCGCGCGGCTTCGACATGGCCTCCCTGGACCACGCCATGTGGTTCCACCGTCCCTTCCGCGCCGACGAGTGGTTCCTGTACGACCAGGAGTCCCCGGTCGCCACGGGTGGCCGGGGACTCGCCCGCGGCCGGATCCACGACCGCGAGGGCAACCTGCTGGTCTCGGTCGTCCAGGAGGGTCTGTTCCGGAAGCTCACCCGGTGA
- a CDS encoding L,D-transpeptidase family protein yields MRLTATHPTVFRSVLAAAAALLLTSCGSGGTTAERADDARRPDAHASSAVPGALPGISERFQKQIPEDTRQVVAVRGDGADRSTATVVLYTKDGDGWKERAHWPAHNGKKGWTPDHHEDDKRSPVGVFTLTDAGGVLADPGPGGLPYTRSDAFAAPRTWAESHWHDFDLVIAVDYNRVKGTPPNDPARPEGRSKGGSIWLHLDHGSGTSGCVSLSEQGMRHLLRTLEPDQHPVVVMGDKASLRA; encoded by the coding sequence ATGCGCCTGACCGCGACTCACCCGACCGTGTTCCGCAGCGTGCTCGCCGCCGCCGCGGCCCTCCTGCTCACCTCGTGCGGCTCGGGCGGCACCACTGCCGAACGGGCGGACGACGCGCGGCGGCCCGACGCCCACGCGTCCTCGGCCGTCCCGGGCGCACTGCCGGGCATCTCCGAGCGCTTCCAGAAGCAGATCCCCGAGGACACCCGGCAGGTGGTCGCCGTCCGCGGCGACGGCGCCGACCGCAGCACCGCCACCGTCGTCCTGTACACGAAGGACGGCGACGGCTGGAAGGAACGGGCCCACTGGCCCGCGCACAACGGCAAGAAGGGGTGGACGCCGGACCACCACGAGGACGACAAGCGCAGCCCCGTCGGCGTCTTCACCCTCACCGACGCGGGCGGCGTCCTCGCCGACCCGGGGCCCGGCGGGCTGCCCTACACCCGCAGTGACGCCTTCGCCGCGCCGCGCACCTGGGCCGAGTCGCACTGGCACGACTTCGACCTCGTCATCGCCGTCGACTACAACCGCGTCAAGGGCACCCCGCCCAACGACCCGGCCCGCCCCGAGGGCCGGTCGAAGGGCGGCAGCATCTGGCTCCACCTCGACCACGGCAGCGGCACCTCCGGCTGCGTCAGCCTCTCCGAGCAGGGGATGCGTCACCTCCTGCGCACCCTCGAACCGGATCAGCACCCCGTGGTGGTGATGGGCGACAAGGCGTCCCTGCGCGCCTGA